In Schizosaccharomyces osmophilus chromosome 1, complete sequence, the genomic window ATCATATCTCTCGAGCAACTATCCCCGTTTCTATGCatccattcttttctcCGGCCCTTCCAGGGATAAACATACCTTTGTTACCTCTCCAAAGCTGGTCTTGAGCCGTGCTCGTCCGTCTTGAGCTAGCTTAAATTGTTTGTTGAGCTTTATGTTGCTGCTGTCCGTTTCTTTGCTTGCCGCACTCTCTTTCCTTCATGTAGTACTGATCCACGGAGCCACCCATGGACCACTGCTCGGTATCTGATACCTCCTTGTCGTCCGTCCGTCCGTCCGTCCGTCTCGGGCATCTCTTCGCTTCCAGCAATCGCGGTAAAGGGAAATTTTCCAGCGCACCATACGACGACTCGTCTCTTCTGGCCCTTTCGATTCCCTTCTTTTGACTTCTTTGTCGCCCGTCCCGCTGgaacacttttttttttccgGTCGCTCCTTCTATATAGGTAAGAGATCGTCAGAAATGAGATTTcccttttttcattttctttctttcattttcttgtaGTTGTATtctaattttctttcatttcagtgcttcttttctttcattttaaaaCCATGTTCGCTTCCAACAATTTTTCATCTCGCTTTTGATAACCTTATTCATATCTCGACGTTTTGACATATCTAGCTCGCTCAAAAGTTCTCTTGCGAAGCAAGTGTCAAGAGACaagctttcctttctttctttctttttagaaaaccacttttcaacttttgaattgaCGTTTCTGTAGATCTCTCTGCATCCTGTTAATTTCATCCATCGTCCATTTGTTTCAAACAACCGGTTCATATCATCAAAGGTTTCATTCTGTTACACGTTTCATCACGTTTCAACCGAAACAAATACTTTCTTCGCCTGCTCTAAGGAACCGTTGAAGAGAATGCAATTCATTAAAACTAGTAAACCgtgaaaaaaggaaaattaaaaaagcaagcCAAACACTTGCAAATATACATAAATAATACAAATACATCAgtgaattaaaaaaagggcCGAGTGCTCTTTCGTTGAAGCAAGTCGCGGAGAAAGTTATATCGAAACGAAAATCATCACACGAAATCGCGagcaaaggaagaaaccgTGGACACTCAAAGTGACTTCCGCGGTGCATTCATCACATTCGGGCTTCGACCCGGCGGCGCTGGACACAATACAAATCCAGCGGCATACGGAGAAGCGGCTACCGCAGGTGCTCTTTGTGCCGGGTATCCTAAAAGGTCAGATTCATTTTGGGATGGAACAGGTGTAGGAGGAAGGTAATTTCCACCTGGTGAATTATGACAAGGCCAATTCGCATCGGTTGCAAATAATGGCGCTGTAATGGGCACTTTGTATTCGGAAGGGGTAGCAGAGTTTGGCGTCAGTACCGGATAGGGAACAGGGAGTGTGGGTGTGTACGGTGACTTCCATTGATTTGGGAGATGAGGTGTAGGAGGCCAAGGAAGGCCAATGTGTGGATTCGAGGCATATGCCGAATTCACATAGCCATTCGATTCTTGCAAATTTCTAATTTCCTGCTGTTGTTGACGTTGGTAGGCAAGGTATTTTGACGAGACTAGGGGAGCTGGACGCATTCTTCGCGTAAACGTTTTACAATTACTGACTACCGTTGAAAGCTCCAATAAACCTATCCTTGTTTTTGGGTTTCGATCAAATATGCGATTTAACAAGGAATTCAGTTCTCGACTTATCGGGAGAATGGTTAACAACGTCGACGGATTTTGCACGTACGAACGATACGTGCCATCTGTTTGGGAACATGCACGTTTCCATGGATTTCTTTGGCAACACAGATTGATGAGTATAATGCCTAGCGCCCATACATCGTTCGGTGCCGTGCCAAACGCGGAGGAAGGTTTCTCAGATGACTCGTTCGTCAATGGTGTATAAACTTGATAGCCTACAGAGGAAAGCGCGTTTGGGTTGGACGACTCACGCTGACATTCCGGAGACATGTAAAATAAACTGCCGCAACCATAGTCACTTGAGAGTTCATCTGTGGTTGCGAGACCAAAGTCGGCCAAGTAAACCGTACGCCCTTCATCGTCTACGAGGATATTTTCGGGCTTCAAATCACGATGGTAGATGCCAACGGAGTGGCAGTGTTGCACAGCGCTGATGAGCTGACTAAAGACGTGTTTTATCAACAAGTCATTGCCGCGGTATAGACTCTTCTCGGTGATGCAGGTAAATAGGTCGCCGTCAGGGCAGTATTGCAAAACCACATAGATTGTATCTTCAGTGTCTAAGACACGGTATAAAGACAGAATATTAGGATGAGATTGTACGCGCGCATGTAAATATAGTTCTTTTGACTGTAAcagtttttgctttgcatCTAGGCCGTCTTTGCACAGGGCCTTGACTGCATACAGCGTACCATCGTAAAGATCTTCTGCTTTGTAAACGACACCATATGCACCAACGCCAATGACAGAAATAAATTGCAAGGAATCAT contains:
- the pat1 gene encoding serine/threonine protein kinase Ran1/Pat1, with the translated sequence MPPAPEARIGETLDDSLQFISVIGVGAYGVVYKAEDLYDGTLYAVKALCKDGLDAKQKLLQSKELYLHARVQSHPNILSLYRVLDTEDTIYVVLQYCPDGDLFTCITEKSLYRGNDLLIKHVFSQLISAVQHCHSVGIYHRDLKPENILVDDEGRTVYLADFGLATTDELSSDYGCGSLFYMSPECQRESSNPNALSSVGYQVYTPLTNESSEKPSSAFGTAPNDVWALGIILINLCCQRNPWKRACSQTDGTYRSYVQNPSTLLTILPISRELNSLLNRIFDRNPKTRIGLLELSTVVSNCKTFTRRMRPAPLVSSKYLAYQRQQQQEIRNLQESNGYVNSAYASNPHIGLPWPPTPHLPNQWKSPYTPTLPVPYPVLTPNSATPSEYKVPITAPLFATDANWPCHNSPGGNYLPPTPVPSQNESDLLGYPAQRAPAVAASPYAAGFVLCPAPPGRSPNVMNAPRKSL